The following proteins are co-located in the Lepus europaeus isolate LE1 chromosome 15, mLepTim1.pri, whole genome shotgun sequence genome:
- the NR2F1 gene encoding COUP transcription factor 1, translated as MAMVVSSWRDPQDDVAGGNPGGPNPAAQAARGGGGGGGAGEQQQQAGSGAPHTPQTPGQPGAPATPGTAGDKGQGPPGSGQSQQHIECVVCGDKSSGKHYGQFTCEGCKSFFKRSVRRNLTYTCRANRNCPIDQHHRNQCQYCRLKKCLKVGMRREAVQRGRMPPTQPNPGQYALTNGDPLNGHCYLSGYISLLLRAEPYPTSRYGSQCMQPNNIMGIENICELAARLLFSAVEWARNIPFFPDLQITDQVSLLRLTWSELFVLNAAQCSMPLHVAPLLAAAGLHASPMSADRVVAFMDHIRIFQEQVEKLKALHVDSAEYSCLKAIVLFTSDACGLSDAAHIESLQEKSQCALEEYVRSQYPNQPSRFGKLLLRLPSLRTVSSSVIEQLFFVRLVGKTPIETLIRDMLLSGSSFNWPYMSIQCS; from the exons ATGGCAATGGTAGTTAGCAGCTGGCGAGATCCGCAGGACGACGTGGCCGGGGGCAACCCCGGCGGCCCCAACCCCGCAGCGCAGGcggcccgcggcggcggcggcggcggcggcgccggcgagcagcagcagcaggcgggCTCCGGTGCGCCGCACACGCCGCAGACCCCGGGCCAGCCCGGAGCGCCCGCCACCCCCGGCACGGCGGGGGACAAGGGCCAGGGCCCGCCCGGCTCGGGCCAGAGCCAGCAGCACATCGAGTGCGTGGTGTGCGGGGACAAGTCGAGCGGCAAGCACTACGGCCAATTCACCTGCGAGGGCTGCAAAAGTTTCTTCAAGAGGAGCGTCCGCAGGAACTTAACTTACACATGCCGTGCCAACAGGAACTGTCCCATCGACCAGCACCACCGCAACCAGTGCCAATACTGCCGCCTCAAGAAGTGCCTCAAAGTGGGCATGAGGCGGGAAG CGGTTCAGCGAGGAAGAATGCCTCCTACCCAGCCCAATCCAGGCCAGTACGCACTCACCAACGGGGACCCCCTCAACGGCCACTGCTACCTGTCTGGCTACATCTCGCTGCTGCTGCGCGCCGAGCCCTACCCAACGTCGCGCTACGGCAGCCAGTGCATGCAGCCCAATAACATCATGGGCATCGAGAACATTTGCGAGCTGGCCGCGCGCCTGCTCTTCAGCGCCGTCGAGTGGGCCCGCAACATCCCCTTCTTCCCGGACCTGCAGATCACCGACCAAGTGTCCCTGCTGCGTCTCACCTGGAGCGAGCTATTCGTGCTGAACGCGGCCCAGTGCTCCATGCCGCTGCACGTGGCGCCGCTGCTGGCCGCCGCCGGCCTGCACGCCTCGCCCATGTCCGCCGACCGCGTCGTGGCCTTCATGGACCACATCCGCATCTTCCAGGAGCAAGTGGAGAAGCTCAAGGCGCTGCACGTCGACTCGGCCGAGTACAGCTGCCTTAAGGCCATCGTGCTGTTCACGTCAG ACGCCTGTGGCCTGTCGGATGCCGCCCACATCGAGAGCCTGCAGGAGAAGTCGCAGTGCGCGCTGGAGGAGTATGTGAGGAGCCAGTACCCGAACCAGCCCAGCCGCTTCGGCAAACTGCTGCTGCGGCTGCCGTCGCTGCGCACCGTGTCCTCCTCTGTCATCGAGCAGCTCTTCTTCGTCCGTTTGGTAGGTAAAACCCCCATCGAAACTCTCATCCGCGATATGCTGCTATCCGGGAGCAGCTTCAACTGGCCTTACATGTCCATCCAGTGCTCCTAG